Proteins encoded in a region of the Candidatus Macondimonas diazotrophica genome:
- the rpsK gene encoding 30S ribosomal protein S11 — protein sequence MAKTAPRKRVRKHVTDAVAHVHASFNNTIITITDRQGNALCWATSGGSGFRGSRKSTPFAAQVAAERAGNAAQEHGVRNLDVLVKGPGPGREAAVRALHNVGFKVLSITDVTPIPHNGCRPPKRRRV from the coding sequence ATGGCAAAGACAGCACCCCGTAAACGAGTCAGAAAGCATGTCACCGATGCTGTGGCTCACGTGCATGCATCCTTCAATAACACCATCATCACTATTACGGATCGTCAGGGTAATGCGCTCTGTTGGGCGACGTCTGGTGGATCGGGGTTCCGTGGTTCACGCAAGAGCACGCCATTTGCGGCGCAGGTCGCTGCGGAACGAGCCGGGAATGCTGCTCAGGAACATGGCGTCCGGAATCTTGATGTCTTGGTTAAAGGCCCGGGTCCTGGTCGTGAGGCGGCGGTTCGTGCACTCCATAATGTGGGCTTCAAGGTGTTGAGCATCACCGATGTGACCCCCATTCCTCATAATGGTTGCCGGCCACCCAAGCGGCGGCGGGTCTGA
- the rpsD gene encoding 30S ribosomal protein S4, translated as MAKYIGPKCKLSRREGTDLFLKARGSSYEKKCRSESAPGQHGQRRTRVSDYGLQLREKQKLRRMYGVLEHQFHGYYEKAARTRGNTGELMLQILENRLDNVVYRMGFASTRAEARQLVGHKAFMVNGNTANVPSMQVRPGDVIRVADRARGQDRIRGALTVALEVGLPAWVEVDEKELQGTYKMVPDRSDLSPDINENLVVELYSK; from the coding sequence ATGGCGAAGTATATTGGACCGAAATGCAAGCTTTCCCGTCGCGAAGGAACGGATCTGTTCCTTAAGGCAAGGGGGAGCTCCTATGAGAAGAAGTGCCGAAGTGAGTCGGCTCCCGGCCAGCATGGTCAGCGCCGCACACGCGTATCTGACTACGGTTTGCAGCTTCGCGAGAAGCAGAAGTTGCGCCGCATGTATGGCGTGCTCGAACATCAGTTCCATGGCTATTATGAAAAAGCGGCGCGGACTCGTGGGAATACCGGTGAGTTGATGCTGCAGATTCTTGAGAATCGCTTGGATAACGTGGTCTATCGCATGGGGTTTGCGTCGACTCGTGCTGAGGCACGTCAGTTGGTTGGACACAAGGCGTTTATGGTCAACGGGAACACCGCAAATGTTCCATCGATGCAGGTTCGTCCAGGTGACGTGATCCGTGTGGCAGACCGTGCGCGTGGGCAGGACCGAATTCGTGGTGCGTTGACGGTTGCCTTGGAGGTCGGTCTTCCCGCTTGGGTCGAGGTGGATGAGAAGGAGCTTCAGGGGACCTATAAGATGGTTCCGGATCGGTCCGACTTGTCCCCGGATATCAACGAAAACCTCGTTGTAGAGTTGTACTCCAAGTAA
- the rpsM gene encoding 30S ribosomal protein S13, translated as MARIAGVNIPDQKHAVIALTAIYGVGRNRAKLICEMAGISPSAPIKDLTEGELETLRQAIAKFTVEGDLRREVSMNIKRLMDLGCYRGLRHRRGLPVRGQRTRTNARTRKGPRRAIRK; from the coding sequence ATGGCCCGTATTGCCGGTGTCAATATTCCTGATCAAAAGCATGCAGTGATTGCATTGACTGCAATTTATGGCGTTGGGCGGAATCGTGCAAAACTGATCTGTGAGATGGCTGGCATCAGCCCTTCGGCGCCGATCAAGGATCTGACCGAGGGCGAACTTGAAACGTTGCGGCAAGCAATTGCGAAGTTCACTGTCGAAGGTGATCTGCGACGCGAAGTTTCGATGAACATCAAGCGCCTTATGGATCTGGGCTGTTATCGCGGACTCCGTCATCGCCGCGGCCTGCCGGTTCGGGGGCAGCGCACTCGAACCAATGCGCGTACACGCAAGGGCCCGCGTCGCGCGATCCGCAAATAA